In Brevibacillus marinus, the genomic window GTGGCGCGCAAAGCCGGCTTGAAAAAACTCGGGATGGAGCTGGGTTCCAATTCGCCGGTGATCGTCCTAAAGGACGCCGATCTGGATGATGCGGTGGAAAACACGGTATCCGGCGCGTTTTGGGCCGCCGGGCAAAACTGCCTGGGCGTGCAGCGGATCTACGTTGAACAGGCGGTGTACGACGAATTTGCGGAAAAATTCGTCGCCCGCACGAAAGCGTACGTCGTGGGCGACAAACTGAGCGAAGCGACCGACATGGGACCGCTGATCACGGAAGCAGAAGCGATGCGCGTTGAACAGTGGGTGAACGAAGCGGTCGCAAAGGGAGCCAACCTGCTGTGCGGCGGCCGCCGTCAAGGCGCGTTCTACGATCCCACGGTATTAACCAACGTTCCTGAAACCTGCCGACTATATAAAGAAGAAATTTTCGGGCCGGTCGTTTGTCTGTATCCGGTGGCCAACCTGGAGGAAGCGATCGCGCGAGCCAATGATGTGCAGTACGGGCTGCAGGCGGGGATCTTCACCAGAGATTTGCCGAAAGCGTTTGAGGCGGTGTACCGGCTGGATGTCGGCGGCGTGATGGTCAACGACAGCAGCGATTATCGCATCGACGGCATGCCGTTCGGCGGCGTGAAAGACTCCGGCTTGGGCCGCGAAGGGGTCCGCTTCGCGATTCAGGAAATGACGGAACCGAAGGTCGTCTGCTTCCGCTTGGCCAAATAGAACAATCGAACAATCGGCAAGCAAGCCTGTCAGGGCTGTGTGGGTGTGCTCCCGTCCGGTCCCGGCGGGCTTTTTTTGCCGTTCGCCGGCATAAGCGCCCCTGCCGTCTTCACCCCCGCGTCCGCCGCCAGGCAGCCGCTCCTGCGGCAGGCGCGCCGCGGTCTCTCGCTGACCATGGCTGGCACGCTGCGGCCGCACTGCCTGTGCCAGACGCCCTCTATACTCGCTGGTCAGGCCAGGCACGCCGCGGTCCCTCGCTGGCGATACCTGGTGCCCTCTATACTTGCCGCTCAGGTCCGTTCGATGCCTCTCCGTCTGCTGTGCCGGCGGTTTGCCGGCCGGCCGGCAAGCAAGCGGAAAAGTTTGCCCGTTGGGCGCGTATACTGGTGGTATGATGCGGAAAGCGGGTGAATAACGTGACGCAACCGGTGAACACAACGCTGAACAGCAGAGAAGCAGAGCCTTCCCACCGCATACAGGTCATCATCAATCATCCTGCTGCCGCCCATCAACCCCGCACGCTGGCGGAAATGGTGCGGAACACGGCAGGGGAACATCTCGTGCAGGTGTTTGACGAGTTGGAGCGGATGATCGGCCTCGCCGAGGCAAAACAGGTGATGTACGAGATCTACGCTCTGTTGCGGATCAATCAGGAGCGGGAAAAGCACAAATTGAAGCAGGAAAAACAGGTGTATCACATGGTGTTTACGGGCAATCCGGGGACGGGCAAAACCACAGTGGCCCGCATCGTCGGCAAGATTTTCAAACAAATGGGCATTCTCGCGAAAGGGCATTTAATTGAAGTGGAACGTGCCGATCTGGTCGGGGAATTTATCGGTCACACCGCGCAAAAGACGAGGGATTTGATCAAAAAAGCGCTGGGTGGCATTCTTTTTATCGACGAGGCGTATTCGCTGGCCAGAGGCGGCGAAAAGGACTTTGGGCGGGAAGCGATTGACTGTTTGACGAAAGCGATGGAGGACCAAAAGAACGAGTTTATTTGCATTCTCGCCGGCTACACGGAGGAGATGAACGAGTTTTTGTCGCTCAATCCCGGCATGCCGTCGCGCTTTCCGATCCACATCCACTTTCGCGATTACAGCGTGGATGAGCTGCTGCAAATCGCGGAACTGCTGGCGGCCGAGAAAGAGTACGTCCTGTCGGCGAAGGCCAAGGAGAAGCTGCGGCGGCAACTGTACGCCCTGCGCAGCGATCCCTTCCAGCTGCACTTCAGCAATGCCCGCTATGTTCGCAATCAGATCGAACAGGCGATCCGCGCGCAGGCCGTGCGCCTGCTCAAGACAGCCGAGCCGTCGCGCGAGGAACTGCTGCTGCTGCGCTCGGAAGATTTCACGTTTGCGCAAAAAGGATGAGCAGCGGCTGCGGTCCGCCGCAAACGGAGTCCGCCGCAAGCGGGCAGTCCACCGCGGCTTTCTGCTTGTTGCCGGGGGAGCGGTACGGTATGATTAGATTACATCAGAAGCGGGAGAGATTCGCTTTTGAAGGAAACGGAAAGGACGTTTTGGCTCGATGAAACAAGCCATGGAGGATCGACAAGAGCGGGCGCTGCTGGTCAGCTGCCTGCGTGCGGGGCGCGACGAACAGCGGATGCGGCTGTCCCTGGAAGAATTGGCGGAGTTGGCCCGCACGGCTGGGGTGGCGGTAGAAGGCGTGTTCACGCAAAGGCGGGAGAGCGTCGATGCGGCTTGGTACCTGGGCCGCGGCAAAATCGCGGAGATTGCGCAAGCGGCCGCCGAGCAGGCGGTGGATCTGGTGATTTTCAACGACGAACTGTCGCCGACGCAGAAGCGCAACCTGGAGTCGCTGATCGCCTGCAAGGTGATCGACCGGACGCAGCTGATTCTCGATATTTTTGCCAGCCGTGCCCATTCGCGGGAAGGGAAGCTGCAGGTTGAGCTGGCCCAG contains:
- a CDS encoding AAA family ATPase translates to MTQPVNTTLNSREAEPSHRIQVIINHPAAAHQPRTLAEMVRNTAGEHLVQVFDELERMIGLAEAKQVMYEIYALLRINQEREKHKLKQEKQVYHMVFTGNPGTGKTTVARIVGKIFKQMGILAKGHLIEVERADLVGEFIGHTAQKTRDLIKKALGGILFIDEAYSLARGGEKDFGREAIDCLTKAMEDQKNEFICILAGYTEEMNEFLSLNPGMPSRFPIHIHFRDYSVDELLQIAELLAAEKEYVLSAKAKEKLRRQLYALRSDPFQLHFSNARYVRNQIEQAIRAQAVRLLKTAEPSREELLLLRSEDFTFAQKG
- a CDS encoding aldehyde dehydrogenase family protein: MMLLEKKKMSMYLGGEWVYGEREIDVFDPQDNSLIATVPAATPADVKRAIELAKEGKEIAASMPVHQRIAILQRAADYIQQHGELYATTIAREGSKTIREARKEVQRCIETIRISAEEARRINGETIPFDQMPGSEHRVGYYYRFPIGIIAAITPFNDPLNLVAHKVGPAIAAGNAIIVKPATLTPLSALLLGEAFHAAGLPPKVLSVLTGYASEIGDLLVTDPAIRMVTFTGGVEAGRQVARKAGLKKLGMELGSNSPVIVLKDADLDDAVENTVSGAFWAAGQNCLGVQRIYVEQAVYDEFAEKFVARTKAYVVGDKLSEATDMGPLITEAEAMRVEQWVNEAVAKGANLLCGGRRQGAFYDPTVLTNVPETCRLYKEEIFGPVVCLYPVANLEEAIARANDVQYGLQAGIFTRDLPKAFEAVYRLDVGGVMVNDSSDYRIDGMPFGGVKDSGLGREGVRFAIQEMTEPKVVCFRLAK